DNA sequence from the Armatimonadota bacterium genome:
CCAATTCAGATAGCTGAGCTCAATGCGGATGGAGAGCTCTTTCAGCCGTACAACACGCCGTTTTACCAATCTGGGGTTCTCATCGGGAAGTGGAAGAATGACATGCAAATTTCCTGGGGGATATCGGGCCCAGTGCGTCTTTCGCCAGCAAAGACTACAAGGGGTGTATTTGAGCCAACGCTGGCGCATGTCGCCGATGGAAAGATTCTAATGGTGCTTCGAGGAAGCAATATGCAAAAGAAAGAATTGCCAGGATACAAGTGGTATTCTGTATTAGAAGATGATGGTAGGACTTGGAGCGAGGTTAGGCCTTGGACATATACGAACGCTGAAAGGTTCTTTTCACCAAGTTCATGCTCGCAACTTGTAAAGCACAGTAGCGGTCGGCTTTTTTGGCTTGGCAACATTTGCCGCGATAATCCAGATGGTAATTTACCACGTCACCCTTTTGTAATTGGTGAAGTTGACCAGGCGAGCCTATTGTTAAAAAAGGAAACCCTGGTTGTACTTGATGATGTGCAGAATGGTGAGAACCCCGATATGCGTCTTTCAAACTTTCATGTTTACGAGGACCGCCTGACGCATGAGATTGCGGTCTGCATACCACGATGGTTTGCTTATCGAAAGAGCGAAAACGATTGGACAACTGATACCTATCGATATCGAGTTTGCGTGTGATGGAATGCAAGCGGTTATTATTGCAGTCTCCAGTGATGGCATATTAGAAACTTGTCGGGTTGTCTAAAGTAGGACGGGAAGATAGCATGTGATTGGGCGAGCATTTTACTTTCACTCTGTTGATTAGTTGGCGGCTGTGTACCAAAAAGCAGGAGCGGAGAATAAGATGAAAGAGGAGCTTTTGAAGCGATACCCAGGCAATCCTATACTTACCTATAAAGACTTGCCCTATCATGTTAATGCCATCTACAATCCGGGAGCGGTGAAGTTTGGCGACAAGTACATTCTCATACCACGTGTCGAGGACGGCCGCAGGGATAATGACCTTCACGTCGCTGTTAGCGACGATGGCATACATTTCAAGGTCAATCCATCGCCAATTGAAATTCCCGGCACCGAGAATGATTTTGTGTGGGAGAAGCATCGCTATGATGCCCGAGTAACGTATCTTGAAGGTGCTTATTATATCGCTTACTGTGCACAGACAATGGCCGAAACAGTGCGCATTGGTTTGTGCCGTACCACTGATTTCAAAATCTTTGAGCGGATGCCGTTTATCACCTCGCCGTGGAGTCGAAATTGCGCCCTCTTTCCTGAGAAAATCGGCGGTCGGTATGCGCGGCTCGAGCGCCCGATGAGTGGGAATAATGCCATTACGTTTGTCTCGTACTCGCCAGACCTTGTTCACTGGGGCGAATGGGCGCCGCTTAATCTTCAAGTCGAGACCTGGATGCGTGAGAAGTGGGGTATAGGTCCGACGCCCATCAAGACAGAGCGGGGCTGGCTACTGATTATTCATGGAGTGTGGTTTGCATGCAACTTTGTTTATCGGCTCGGTGCAGTCCTGCTCGATTATGAAGATCCTACTGTAGTGATTGGCCAATGCCCGGAATTCATACTAACCCCGCGAGAGCCTTATGAAAGATGGGGAGAGGTGCCGAACGTTGTTTTCTCGAATGGGGCGATTCTTGAACCCAGCGGCGAGCTTAAGGTTTACTATGGCGCGGCGGATACCTGCATTTGTTTAGCTACTTGCCAAATAGACGATTTAATAGAGGCATGTCTGGAAGGTATTAGACCAACCATTATAGTATCCTATTGAAGAAGTATGGCAAAGCGACCCAACATTTTAATCTTTAATCCTGACCAGTGGCGCGGAGATGTGCTCGGGCACATGGGCAATCCAGCCGCCTTAACGCCGAACCTCGACAAAATCGTTGAAGAGGAGGCAGTTTCATTCAGGTATGCTTTCTGCCAGAATCCGGTGTGCACCCCCAGCAGGTGCTCGTTCATGACTGGTTGGTATCCCCACGTTCGGGGCCACCGGACGATGTATTATATGCTACAGCCGGACGAACCGGTGCTCCTCAAAACCCTCAAAGATGAGGGATACTTCGTTTGGTGGGGAGGAAAGAATGACCTTGTCCCCGGGCAGAATCCATTCGACCCATACTGCACACTGCGCTACAAGCATTCTAAGCCTTTTAAGAGAAGCCGCCTTGCAAGGCAGGAAGAGTGGCGCGGTGAGCCTGGGAGCGATACCTATTATTCGTTCTATGTTGGAAAAATCGAGGGTGGCAACAGGGAATCACCGCTTGACGCCGATTGGTCAAATATTTATGGGGCATTGGATTTTCTAAAGAATCCTCCGAAAGATCAACCTTTCTGTATTTTTCTATCTCTCGGCTACCCACATCCGCCTTATGCGGTCGAAGAACCATGGTACAGCATGATAGACCGTCGGAGAATTCCCGCCCGTATACCTACGCCTAAGCATTGGACTGGCAAGCCTAGTATTCTGAAGGGCATCTGGGAGCGGCAGAATATGCAGACATGGAGCGAGAAGCGCTGGACCGAGCTTCGGGCGACCTATTACGGCATGTGTGCCCGCGTCGATCATCAATTTGGTTTAATCGTGGAGGCGCTGAAGAGCGCTGGCGTATATGACGACACGGCGATTTTCTTTTTCAGTGACCACGGTGACTTCACTGGCGACTATGGGCTAGTTGAGAAAACCCAGAACACGTTTGAGGATTGTCTAACCCGTGTGCCGTTTATTATTAAACCACCTTCGTGGATTCCTGTTAAGCCTAGAGTTAGCGATGCTCTTGTAGAACTTATTGATTTTCCAGCTACTGTGGAGGCTATGACTGGAATCCACCCCAGGCATACTCATTTCGGACGGTCACTACTACCAGTTATCGCGGGCAAGACGGATAAGCATAGGGACGCAGTCTTTTGCGAGGGCGGACGGCTTCATGGCGAGCTGTATGCAATGGAACTTGAAAGCACTAGCTCGCAGAACCCTACGGGCTTGTACTGGCCACGTGTAGGTCTCCAAAGGAGCGAGGGTCCTGAGCACACAAAAGCCACAATGTGCAGAACGCGCGATTTTAAGTATGTTCGTCGGTTTTATGAGCAGGATGAACTTTATGACCTAAATCGCGACCCGCGGGAGCTCTACAACTTGATAAATGATCCTGGCTTTGCAAATGTGGTAGCTAGTTTAAAAGAGCGTATGCTTAGCTGGTACCAGGAGACCTGCGATGTTGTTCCCCACAAGGCCGATGCAAGGTGAGCAATATTCCTTCCATTAGGGGATTGTTTCCGGTGATCTTCAAACAACAGAGGTCGCGGTACCTTTTTGTTATTTAGGCAGGATGCTTGCTATTTTCTTTTACTTGTTGCTTATTATGCGACGCGCTCCGACGTATCTGCGGCGATAGTAAGCTTGATCAAGCGAGTCGAGACGAACGCCACGCCCAGGTGACGAAGCATGGATGAACTGACGATTTCCAACATAGATGCCGACGTGAGAGATTCCCCGCCGATAGGTGCCCCTAAAGAAAACAATGTCGCCTTCTTGGAGATTCGATTGAGCAACAGGCTTGCCACAATTGAACAAGACTCTTGATGAGTGAGGAAGTTTAACCCCTTTAGTCGAAAAAACGTATTTCACAAACCCAGAGCAATCAAATCCACTTCGTGAGGTGCCACCTCGCCGGTATCTTGCTCCACGGAAGGCGAAGGCGGTTCGAACAATGTCGCGCCTAACGTCATAGCGGTCCACATGCGGCTTTGTGGGTTCGGGTGCATTGATGGTATTGATAGGTACCCAACCAATCCGACCGTCTTCTAGTTTGATTCGGATGAAATTGCCAGTTCGCGCTAACATAGTAAATTCAGAGCCTCTTGTGAGGACAGCTACCACTTGATTGCCAGCACGAACCTCCACGTTGTCGCGCATGCACTTTGCAGTTGCACCGAGTATGTACTTTTGAGAAGGGGTTGGATTATTAAGTGAGATGATTAATTTCTGACCGGGCTTTAAGAGGTGGATGTTTGCAATATTGTTTAGTCTATTAAGTTCAGAGATGGTAGTTGAGAATTTATTGGCTATTTCGCTGAGAGTGTCGCCCTTGCGGACAATGTAGGTTTTATTTGCCCCAGCGTCAGCTGTAACAGTAACCAACGCCAGTGCTATCATTAAGCAAATCAGCAAGGTGGGATGTTCGTTTCTTTTCAAAACGCCATCTCCCTCCCAGGCCTAAAAGCCCAATTATTGCCGGCGTTTTGGCTAATCAGGATTACCAAGCCTAGTAAAGCCCGATAGCTGATTTACCATACGCCACACTAAATCGCATGATACCCAATCGTACGTCCACTGTCAACGCATTGGGAAAAATATCAAGAAAGTATCACAAAGGTTTCAAATTGCGCCAGTTTCAAGCAAGACGGTGCTCACGATAAATACGATAAATTGAGCGATAATGATGAGCTTGTTCAAGATGATGTCATCTCTTTTACACTCCGTCAACATATTCGGCGAGACCCGGGAGTAATGGCTGACTTTTTAAAATATCACGTTTTGAGGAAAGATTGTATGCTTATCAATCCTGAAACACATTCTGCTCTTATTAAAAAGCAGTGTTATTTGTATTATCTACCCGCGGCTCGAAGATATGCGTCAAGGTTTTCTGGGGGTGTGCCGGGAATGAGGGGACTACCGTTTGCAAGAATGAAAGGCCCATGCTCTGCGGCTTGAAGTTGTCTTTCGACCTCAACTTCGATTTTACTTGGCGTTCCCCGAAGTAAAAGCGCAGAGTCAATGTTCCCAAATAGACAAATTTCGGGCCTAAGCATTTGCCTGATTTCAATAGGATCGAGTGTGAATGTTTTCTTATCTTCCTCTATCATTAAACCTGCCATGTCGACGGAATTTATAAAACGCATGTTCTTTCGAACGTCGCCGAGAAAGTAGCCAATTGGTAGGAGCCCAGCCTTGCGGACTTCGGTGTAGAACCAACGCTTTGTGTCCAGCTCAAGACGCTCGTGCATCGATGGTGATAAGTTGTCCAAACTGCCGAGGAAGCCTTCCGAGAAAATGTATGCATGTGCCCCTGCGGTTTTCGCTGCCCGGACGTCGGCTAGAAAGCGCTCACAATCCTTGTAAATGAAATATGCGACTAACTCGGGTTTTTCAGCACAAGCGATTGCAATATCCTCGAAGCTCCATCCATGAATCCAACTGCCGGGCGCCCCATCGTTGATGGCTATTAATACCGAATCGCCGTATTCTTGAGCGAGGATACTGATGTGAAGAAATCGTCCAGATTCTAGGATTTCCTGCTCTGAAACTGTGGTTTTAGCAAAGTAGTCATCGATTTCCGATTTCGATTCTAGCTTGGGGATTGGGTTTGATTCCCACCAGGGCACATCGCTGTAATCGGCTAGCGAGTAATCATCTTTAATCTCGATCCAATGGCTGGCGTCGGCGCTTGCGATGAAAGCCTTGCCTCCTTCAGTCTTGCGTGTTCTTTGCCAAAATCCCTGCCACCCAGCTGAGCCGAGATGAAACCAATCTGGTTGGAATCGCTCATAGAATTTCATCTCAATTTCTGCAAGTTCGCTTCCCCCCAGGTAGTATTGGAACTTGGGATGGTAGCCGTAGAATTCGACCTTGTAGTCGCCCCAGCTGTGAAAAACGACTGGTGGTGGTATCAGCCTCGAGCCATGGAGCGCCTGCAGCATTCGTTGTTTGGCAGTCATTGGAATTTCAATTAGGCAATCATCTACTTTTTGGATTCTGATTTTTGTTTGGACTTGGGTTCAGGTGGCATGCGAAGTGTGACCTTTTTTATTTTGTCTCCGACTTTTATCTTTTCAACTACATCCATGCCCTTTATAACTTTGCCGAAGACGGTATAATTTCCATCCAAGAAGTGAGCAGGCTCAAGGCATATATACCACTGACTACCTGCGCTGTTTGGCAGCCTTGTTTTTGCCATGCCGACTGCGCCTTTGTCATGCTTGAAAGGAGTTTTCTCGTCCTTGATAGTATATCCAGGGCCGCCTCTGCCTGTGCCTGTGGGGTCGCCTGTCTGCGCAACGAACCCTGGCTCTACCCTGTGGAAGATAAGGCCATCGTAAAACTTCTTTTTTACTAGATTGATGAAATTCCCCGCTGTTATGGGGGCCTCTCTAGGGTATAGTTCAATCTCAAAGGTACCGCCCTTTTCCATCTCGACAACGGCAATTGGGTTTTTCTGAGGCTTGGGCTTTGTTTTAGACTCTTTAGTTGCGGCCAAGGTTGCCGTTGCAAGCATGAATCCTGTGATGATCAATACAAAGGCCTTCCTCATCTATTGCTCTTCTCCTTCTGGTCGTTTGCTTGATGTTGTTGGGTTTATCTATGATTAAGCATAATTATCCCGCAAGTTATGGCTGTGGTCAAGGTTGGTGTGTTTAATCATTTTTAATATCTATGCTGACATTCATTTATAAGCGTATACCTTCTTGGGTTTGAATTGGTCTTGAGTAACGCCTAACGTTCTTCATATTGTCTTATAAGCATGAAGAGCGTGTACGGATCAACGATTTCTATATCTTTTCCATGTGGAGATGCTTTCAATGCATCGTACAGTTGCTTATGGGCACTTGGACTCCATAAAATCGTGCGAGATATGAAAAACTCTGGCTTTGATTTGCCAATCTGCTGGAGAATCTTTTCGGCTGATTCCTCTGGTTTCCAATTAAGGTCCATGCCCATTTGGATGAAGGGCATTCCCTTAAAGA
Encoded proteins:
- a CDS encoding glycoside hydrolase family 130 protein — translated: MKEELLKRYPGNPILTYKDLPYHVNAIYNPGAVKFGDKYILIPRVEDGRRDNDLHVAVSDDGIHFKVNPSPIEIPGTENDFVWEKHRYDARVTYLEGAYYIAYCAQTMAETVRIGLCRTTDFKIFERMPFITSPWSRNCALFPEKIGGRYARLERPMSGNNAITFVSYSPDLVHWGEWAPLNLQVETWMREKWGIGPTPIKTERGWLLIIHGVWFACNFVYRLGAVLLDYEDPTVVIGQCPEFILTPREPYERWGEVPNVVFSNGAILEPSGELKVYYGAADTCICLATCQIDDLIEACLEGIRPTIIVSY
- a CDS encoding C40 family peptidase, with protein sequence MKRNEHPTLLICLMIALALVTVTADAGANKTYIVRKGDTLSEIANKFSTTISELNRLNNIANIHLLKPGQKLIISLNNPTPSQKYILGATAKCMRDNVEVRAGNQVVAVLTRGSEFTMLARTGNFIRIKLEDGRIGWVPINTINAPEPTKPHVDRYDVRRDIVRTAFAFRGARYRRGGTSRSGFDCSGFVKYVFSTKGVKLPHSSRVLFNCGKPVAQSNLQEGDIVFFRGTYRRGISHVGIYVGNRQFIHASSPGRGVRLDSLDQAYYRRRYVGARRIISNK
- a CDS encoding sulfatase-like hydrolase/transferase; amino-acid sequence: MAKRPNILIFNPDQWRGDVLGHMGNPAALTPNLDKIVEEEAVSFRYAFCQNPVCTPSRCSFMTGWYPHVRGHRTMYYMLQPDEPVLLKTLKDEGYFVWWGGKNDLVPGQNPFDPYCTLRYKHSKPFKRSRLARQEEWRGEPGSDTYYSFYVGKIEGGNRESPLDADWSNIYGALDFLKNPPKDQPFCIFLSLGYPHPPYAVEEPWYSMIDRRRIPARIPTPKHWTGKPSILKGIWERQNMQTWSEKRWTELRATYYGMCARVDHQFGLIVEALKSAGVYDDTAIFFFSDHGDFTGDYGLVEKTQNTFEDCLTRVPFIIKPPSWIPVKPRVSDALVELIDFPATVEAMTGIHPRHTHFGRSLLPVIAGKTDKHRDAVFCEGGRLHGELYAMELESTSSQNPTGLYWPRVGLQRSEGPEHTKATMCRTRDFKYVRRFYEQDELYDLNRDPRELYNLINDPGFANVVASLKERMLSWYQETCDVVPHKADAR
- a CDS encoding exo-alpha-sialidase, which gives rise to MRLVSKEIFAKSPEAGVAGLGYCWYVRPDGVEMEAVYATQTKSDMQDRKWRRWSSDNGRTWGEAEEIEFIRKSPEGVHRIYSHPPRIDPYRRCLIRFSNRVCLPNDRISEAPSRWTMWYEVQRDGGRNYTVAEQIVGEGLTPDHPFEPIFSGKNGYMLGDQTCAPIFLPNGTISVPIQIAELNADGELFQPYNTPFYQSGVLIGKWKNDMQISWGISGPVRLSPAKTTRGVFEPTLAHVADGKILMVLRGSNMQKKELPGYKWYSVLEDDGRTWSEVRPWTYTNAERFFSPSSCSQLVKHSSGRLFWLGNICRDNPDGNLPRHPFVIGEVDQASLLLKKETLVVLDDVQNGENPDMRLSNFHVYEDRLTHEIAVCIPRWFAYRKSENDWTTDTYRYRVCV
- a CDS encoding peptidylprolyl isomerase, which produces MLATATLAATKESKTKPKPQKNPIAVVEMEKGGTFEIELYPREAPITAGNFINLVKKKFYDGLIFHRVEPGFVAQTGDPTGTGRGGPGYTIKDEKTPFKHDKGAVGMAKTRLPNSAGSQWYICLEPAHFLDGNYTVFGKVIKGMDVVEKIKVGDKIKKVTLRMPPEPKSKQKSESKK